From Thalassococcus sp. S3, one genomic window encodes:
- the puuE gene encoding allantoinase PuuE yields the protein MRYPRDMTGYGATPPDAAWPGGARIAVQFVLNYEEGGENNILHGDAGSEAFLSEIVGAASWPGQRHWNMESIYEYGARAGFWRLHRLFTEMGVPVTVYGVATALARSPEQVGAMHEAGWEIASHGLKWIEHKDMEETEERRQMEEAIALHEEVTGEAPKGWYTGRCSMNTVRLAAETGRFAYLSDAYDDDLPYWLRVGERDQLIIPYTLDANDMRFATPQGFNAGDQFFAYLKDSFDALYREGEAGAAKMMSVGLHCRLAGRPGRVQAVRRFIEYILSFDGVWCPRRIEIAEHWRGAHPPCGRLRIGEMGRNSFVERFGGVFEHSPWIAEGAYDLELGPAHDTAGGLHNAMARVFRRASPEARMKVLKAHPDLAGKLAAAKRLTEESTAEQASAGLDALTDGERAEFTALNTAYTERHGFPFIIAVRDHDKAGILEAFKRRLDHPTDKEFGEACRQVERIARLRLEEML from the coding sequence ATGCGCTATCCACGCGATATGACCGGATATGGGGCAACGCCGCCTGATGCGGCCTGGCCGGGCGGGGCACGGATCGCCGTGCAATTCGTGCTGAATTATGAAGAGGGCGGGGAGAACAACATCCTGCATGGCGACGCAGGATCGGAGGCCTTTCTGTCGGAGATCGTAGGCGCGGCCTCGTGGCCCGGTCAGCGGCATTGGAACATGGAATCGATCTATGAGTACGGAGCACGGGCAGGGTTCTGGCGATTGCACCGGCTTTTCACGGAAATGGGCGTACCGGTGACGGTGTATGGCGTGGCCACGGCTCTCGCGCGGTCGCCGGAGCAGGTGGGGGCAATGCATGAGGCCGGGTGGGAGATTGCGAGCCACGGTCTGAAATGGATCGAGCACAAGGACATGGAGGAGACAGAGGAGCGGCGCCAGATGGAGGAGGCCATCGCGCTGCACGAGGAAGTGACCGGGGAGGCGCCAAAGGGCTGGTATACGGGGCGGTGTTCGATGAACACGGTCCGGCTGGCGGCGGAGACGGGGCGGTTTGCCTATCTCTCGGACGCCTATGACGATGATCTGCCCTATTGGCTGCGCGTGGGGGAGCGGGATCAGTTGATCATTCCCTACACGCTCGATGCCAATGACATGCGGTTTGCCACGCCGCAGGGGTTCAATGCGGGCGATCAGTTCTTTGCGTATCTCAAGGACAGCTTCGATGCCCTTTACCGGGAGGGCGAGGCGGGGGCGGCGAAGATGATGTCGGTGGGCCTGCATTGCCGCCTGGCGGGACGACCCGGGCGGGTGCAGGCGGTACGGCGGTTCATCGAATACATTTTGAGCTTTGACGGAGTGTGGTGTCCGAGGCGGATCGAGATTGCGGAGCATTGGCGGGGGGCTCATCCGCCCTGCGGGCGTCTTCGCATCGGTGAAATGGGGCGCAACAGCTTTGTGGAACGGTTCGGCGGAGTGTTCGAGCATTCGCCATGGATTGCTGAGGGGGCCTACGACCTGGAACTGGGGCCGGCGCATGATACGGCGGGTGGTCTGCACAATGCCATGGCGCGGGTATTTCGGCGTGCCTCGCCCGAGGCACGGATGAAGGTTTTGAAGGCGCATCCCGACCTTGCGGGCAAGCTGGCAGCAGCAAAGCGATTGACGGAGGAGAGCACAGCGGAGCAGGCGAGCGCGGGCCTTGATGCGCTGACGGATGGGGAGCGGGCCGAGTTTACCGCATTGAACACCGCTTATACCGAACGGCACGGCTTTCCGTTTATCATCGCTGTTCGGGACCACGACAAGGCCGGCATTCTTGAGGCCTTCAAGAGGCGGCTGGACCATCCCACGGACAAGGAATTTGGCGAGGCCTGCAGGCAGGTCGAGCGCATCGCGCGGCTCAGGCTGGAGGAGATGCTGTGA
- the uraH gene encoding hydroxyisourate hydrolase, whose product MASGYLTTHVLDTSRGTPVAGLRIRLYRIDGKNRTELASATTNADGRTDSPILPAGDFAIGQYELVFEAGAYLDASGTPPEQPRFLHDIPIRFGISDPDAHYHVPLLLSPFGYSTYRGS is encoded by the coding sequence ATGGCCAGCGGCTACCTGACCACCCATGTCCTCGACACGTCACGCGGCACCCCGGTCGCGGGTCTCCGGATCCGCCTCTACCGGATCGACGGGAAAAATCGGACCGAACTGGCCAGCGCGACCACCAACGCCGATGGCCGCACCGACAGCCCCATCCTACCCGCAGGCGACTTCGCGATAGGGCAATATGAGCTGGTTTTCGAGGCCGGCGCCTACCTCGACGCGTCGGGCACCCCCCCCGAACAGCCGCGCTTTCTGCATGACATTCCGATCCGTTTCGGCATCAGCGACCCGGACGCGCATTACCACGTGCCCCTCCTGCTTTCGCCCTTTGGATATTCGACCTATCGGGGCAGCTAG
- a CDS encoding ureidoglycolate lyase, protein MSDDRVIICQPLTAEAFAPFGDVLDVTGTPDKMINAGLCGRYHDRAHLDFGVEGRAGISLFDAEPRRLPYDLDLLERHPEGSQAFLPMMEHPFLVCVAEAADARPLAFLTATGQGINFHRGTWHGVLTPLAAPGRFAVIDRIGPGANLEEAICDPPWRIVSS, encoded by the coding sequence ATGAGCGACGACCGGGTGATCATATGCCAGCCTTTGACCGCTGAGGCGTTTGCCCCCTTTGGAGATGTTCTGGACGTCACAGGCACGCCGGACAAGATGATCAATGCCGGGCTTTGCGGGCGATATCACGACAGGGCACACCTCGATTTCGGGGTCGAGGGGCGCGCGGGCATCAGCCTGTTTGATGCCGAACCGCGGCGTTTGCCCTACGACCTGGACCTGCTAGAGCGGCATCCGGAAGGGTCACAGGCCTTTCTGCCGATGATGGAACATCCGTTTCTGGTTTGTGTGGCCGAGGCTGCCGATGCACGGCCCCTGGCATTCCTGACGGCGACTGGGCAGGGGATCAATTTCCATCGCGGCACCTGGCACGGTGTGCTGACGCCGCTGGCCGCGCCGGGCCGCTTTGCCGTGATCGACCGCATCGGGCCGGGGGCCAATCTGGAAGAAGCGATCTGCGATCCGCCCTGGCGGATCGTTTCGTCATAA
- a CDS encoding metal ABC transporter ATP-binding protein: MQLRLATTAGAPARFETDADDAPLCVRGLTVSYGEKPAVFSVDMTVPRGAMTAIIGPNGAGKSTLLKAALGILKPLSGQVRAFGQDLEQQRDRIAYVPQRASVDWDFPTRVIDVVLMGMYRDLGLLGRVRQRHRAEALDCLDRVGMRAFAERQIGQLSGGQQQRVFLARALAQKADLYLLDEPFAGVDAATEKAIIHVLKDLKAEGKTVVAVHHDLSTVSEYFDRVFLINTRKVAEGPVGEAFTADTLQRAYGGRLATAQVDQLAGMLG; encoded by the coding sequence ATGCAATTGCGTTTGGCCACGACTGCAGGTGCGCCTGCCAGATTTGAAACCGACGCGGATGATGCGCCGCTCTGCGTGCGTGGCCTGACGGTATCCTACGGTGAAAAGCCGGCCGTTTTCTCGGTCGACATGACCGTACCTCGGGGCGCGATGACAGCGATTATCGGACCGAACGGGGCCGGGAAATCGACCCTGCTCAAGGCCGCCTTGGGCATCCTCAAACCTCTGTCTGGCCAAGTCCGTGCTTTCGGGCAGGATCTTGAGCAGCAGCGGGACCGGATAGCTTACGTGCCTCAGCGCGCGTCGGTCGATTGGGATTTCCCGACACGGGTCATCGATGTGGTATTGATGGGCATGTATCGCGATCTGGGTCTCTTGGGTCGTGTCCGGCAAAGGCACCGGGCTGAGGCACTTGATTGTCTGGACCGCGTCGGCATGCGCGCCTTTGCCGAACGCCAGATCGGGCAGCTTTCGGGAGGACAGCAGCAGAGGGTCTTTCTGGCCCGCGCGCTGGCGCAAAAGGCGGATCTTTATCTGCTGGACGAACCTTTCGCGGGCGTGGATGCGGCGACGGAAAAGGCGATTATCCATGTTTTGAAAGATCTCAAGGCCGAGGGAAAAACCGTGGTGGCCGTTCATCACGACCTGTCGACGGTCAGCGAATATTTCGACCGCGTCTTCCTGATCAACACCCGTAAGGTCGCCGAAGGACCGGTGGGCGAGGCCTTTACCGCCGACACGTTGCAGCGCGCTTATGGCGGGCGGCTTGCCACGGCGCAGGTCGATCAGCTTGCGGGTATGCTGGGCTAA
- the deoC gene encoding deoxyribose-phosphate aldolase, which produces MDLSTSTETAHLPQIAEARNPGTELDLDIVAIQRANTSAIERRAATLPGRRSVKKAYQAAWLLRAISCIDLTTLAGDDTEERVRRLCAKARQPVRADMLDALGMGPITTGAVCVYHDMVPAAVEALQDTGIPVAAVSTGFPAGLSPFPLRLAEIEESVKAGATEIDIVISRRHVLSGNWQALYDEMRAFRAACGAAHVKAILATGELGSLRNVARASQVCMMAGADFIKTSTGKESVNATLPVTLVMLRAIRDYHLRTGYRVGYKPAGGISKAKDALVYLALIKDELGDRWLRPDLFRFGASSLLGDIERQLEHHITGAYSAAHRHAMG; this is translated from the coding sequence ATGGACCTCAGCACCTCAACCGAAACGGCACATCTGCCGCAAATCGCGGAAGCCCGAAACCCGGGCACCGAGCTGGATCTCGACATCGTCGCGATCCAGAGGGCCAACACCTCGGCCATCGAACGGCGCGCGGCGACCCTGCCGGGTAGGCGATCGGTGAAGAAAGCCTATCAGGCGGCCTGGCTCTTGCGCGCGATCTCCTGCATCGACCTGACCACGCTGGCTGGAGACGACACCGAAGAAAGGGTGCGAAGACTGTGCGCCAAGGCCCGCCAGCCGGTGCGCGCCGACATGCTGGATGCGCTCGGCATGGGGCCGATCACAACCGGTGCTGTCTGCGTCTATCACGACATGGTGCCTGCCGCGGTTGAAGCGCTGCAGGACACGGGCATCCCGGTAGCGGCTGTTTCCACGGGGTTTCCGGCGGGATTGTCGCCGTTCCCACTGCGCTTGGCCGAGATCGAGGAGAGCGTGAAGGCCGGTGCCACCGAGATCGACATCGTGATCTCGCGCCGTCATGTGCTGAGCGGCAATTGGCAGGCGCTTTATGACGAAATGCGGGCCTTCCGCGCGGCCTGCGGCGCGGCCCATGTCAAAGCGATCCTTGCGACCGGCGAGTTGGGCAGCCTGCGCAACGTCGCCCGCGCCTCACAGGTTTGCATGATGGCAGGCGCCGATTTCATCAAGACATCGACCGGCAAGGAAAGCGTGAACGCGACCCTGCCCGTTACCCTGGTGATGCTGCGCGCGATCCGGGACTATCATCTGCGCACCGGCTACCGCGTTGGCTACAAACCCGCAGGCGGCATTTCCAAGGCCAAGGATGCGCTGGTCTATTTGGCGCTGATCAAGGACGAACTGGGCGATCGCTGGTTGCGTCCGGATCTCTTCCGCTTCGGCGCCTCCTCGCTTCTCGGTGATATCGAGCGGCAATTGGAGCATCATATCACCGGCGCCTACTCTGCCGCACACCGCCACGCGATGGGCTGA
- a CDS encoding metal ABC transporter solute-binding protein, Zn/Mn family produces MLRRFVLPLIAAAAFAAPAAFANERVSVVATTGMIADAARQVGGDLVDVRALMGPGIDPHAYRQTRSDIVAMTRADLVLWHGLYLEAQMEDFFTDLSRENTVVAVADDLPRDRLRAHDDYADKFDPHVWMDPALWTMVVGTVADALTQVHPEGAEVFASNADAHIAEIARLADYSSATLTDVPESARVLVTAHDAFGYFGQAYGFEVLGIQGISTESEAGLNRIRELVDLLVERDVAAVFVESSVSDRNIRALIEGAAAQGHEVSVGGELFSDAMGADQTYEGTFIGMIDHNVTVIAGALGADVPPRGMDGKLSAGY; encoded by the coding sequence ATTCTAAGACGTTTTGTACTGCCCCTGATCGCCGCCGCTGCATTTGCGGCCCCGGCCGCTTTTGCGAACGAGCGTGTGTCGGTCGTCGCCACCACCGGAATGATTGCCGATGCGGCCCGACAGGTGGGCGGAGATCTCGTCGATGTGCGTGCCCTGATGGGGCCAGGCATCGATCCGCATGCCTATCGGCAGACCCGCAGCGATATCGTGGCGATGACACGCGCCGATCTGGTCTTGTGGCACGGCCTTTATCTTGAGGCGCAGATGGAGGACTTCTTTACAGACCTCAGCCGCGAAAACACCGTTGTCGCGGTCGCTGACGATCTGCCGCGGGACCGGCTGCGCGCGCATGATGATTATGCCGACAAGTTCGATCCCCATGTCTGGATGGACCCCGCATTGTGGACGATGGTTGTCGGGACTGTCGCGGACGCGCTGACCCAGGTGCATCCCGAGGGTGCGGAGGTCTTTGCCAGCAATGCCGATGCGCATATCGCAGAGATCGCCCGCCTTGCCGACTACAGCAGTGCCACCCTGACGGATGTACCCGAAAGCGCGCGGGTGCTGGTTACGGCACATGACGCGTTCGGCTATTTCGGACAAGCCTATGGCTTTGAGGTTCTGGGCATTCAGGGCATTTCCACCGAAAGTGAGGCGGGTTTGAACCGGATCCGCGAACTGGTGGATCTTCTGGTCGAGCGGGACGTTGCGGCGGTCTTTGTGGAAAGCTCGGTCTCGGATCGGAACATCCGCGCCCTTATCGAAGGGGCTGCCGCACAGGGCCATGAGGTCAGCGTTGGCGGAGAACTTTTCAGCGATGCGATGGGTGCGGATCAGACCTATGAGGGAACGTTCATCGGGATGATCGATCACAATGTCACCGTCATAGCCGGAGCGCTTGGTGCCGATGTGCCGCCGCGCGGCATGGACGGCAAACTGTCAGCAGGATACTGA
- a CDS encoding bifunctional allantoicase/(S)-ureidoglycine aminohydrolase: MSYAFPPGGLPDQTVDPEGTAVFTEAYAVLPALTQRDIVTSFLPGWESTRAWILARPLSGFAETFAQYAVELAPGGGSAEPEPDPEAQAVLFVAHGRPRLTLGRDMFDLEPGTHVYIPPSAVWSLWNTTDAPCGVHWIRKRYVAAPGMMPPEAQVVHETDVPALPMPHSNGVWATQRFVDPFDLRFDFHVNIVTFRPGGRIPFAETHVMEHGLYVLQGTAEYLLNTDWVNVGPGDFIWLRAFCPQACIATGEEPFRYLLYKDVNRHPVL, from the coding sequence GTGAGTTATGCCTTCCCGCCGGGAGGTCTGCCGGATCAGACGGTGGATCCCGAGGGCACTGCCGTCTTTACCGAAGCCTATGCGGTGCTGCCCGCGCTGACCCAGCGGGACATCGTGACCAGTTTTCTGCCCGGCTGGGAGAGCACACGGGCTTGGATCCTCGCACGGCCCCTGTCGGGGTTCGCCGAAACCTTTGCGCAATATGCGGTCGAGCTGGCGCCGGGTGGCGGCAGTGCCGAGCCCGAGCCAGACCCGGAGGCGCAGGCGGTGCTCTTCGTGGCGCATGGTCGCCCGCGTCTGACGCTGGGGCGGGACATGTTCGATCTGGAGCCTGGCACGCATGTCTATATCCCGCCAAGCGCGGTCTGGAGCCTTTGGAACACGACCGACGCGCCCTGCGGCGTGCACTGGATCCGCAAACGCTACGTCGCGGCACCTGGCATGATGCCGCCCGAAGCGCAGGTGGTGCATGAGACCGACGTGCCAGCCCTGCCGATGCCGCATTCGAACGGGGTCTGGGCCACGCAACGCTTTGTCGATCCGTTCGATCTGCGCTTTGACTTCCACGTCAATATCGTCACCTTCCGGCCCGGGGGACGCATCCCCTTTGCCGAGACCCATGTGATGGAGCATGGGCTTTACGTGCTGCAGGGCACGGCGGAGTATCTGCTGAATACAGATTGGGTGAACGTCGGGCCGGGCGATTTCATTTGGCTGCGCGCCTTTTGTCCGCAGGCCTGCATCGCGACGGGGGAGGAGCCGTTCCGCTATCTCCTTTACAAGGACGTCAACCGGCATCCGGTGTTATGA
- a CDS encoding uracil-xanthine permease family protein, with translation MSDVTLTGAYRDPDTTPPIAQAVPLGLQHVLAMFASNVTPSIIVAGAAGLAFGGAEQVYLIQMAMLFAGIATLFQTVGVGPVGARLPIMQGTSFAFVGVLAGVAATQGLGVALTACLIGGVIHFGLGSVIGKLRWLFPPLITGLVILAIGLYLIPVAIKYAAGGAATFQMEAESFGSLMHWSVALTVVIVALVLKFFTTGLLSNAAILVGLLAGYVLAFILGMVSFAPVANASWLTGLTPLPYGFEFSLGAVIAVTLVSIVSAIETVGDASATTKAGAGREATDREIAGATYADGLGTAVAAVFGGLPNTSFSQNVGIVSMTGIMSRHVVTIGALFLVLCGLVPKVGAVIASMPLPVLGGGVIVMFGMVAAAGLNVLSEVEMNRRNMMIIAVSLAAGLGLNLVPTAVQYLPGVINTLMTSAVAPTAIVAIVLNLVLPKEI, from the coding sequence ATGTCCGACGTAACACTGACAGGCGCCTATCGCGACCCCGATACGACACCGCCCATCGCTCAGGCTGTGCCTTTGGGGCTTCAACATGTGCTGGCGATGTTTGCTTCGAACGTCACACCGTCGATCATCGTGGCGGGTGCCGCAGGGCTGGCCTTTGGCGGGGCAGAGCAGGTCTATCTGATCCAGATGGCGATGCTTTTTGCCGGGATTGCGACACTGTTCCAGACGGTGGGCGTGGGGCCGGTGGGCGCGCGGCTTCCGATCATGCAGGGCACCAGCTTTGCCTTTGTGGGCGTTCTGGCCGGCGTGGCGGCGACGCAAGGGCTGGGCGTTGCGCTGACGGCCTGCCTGATCGGTGGGGTGATCCATTTCGGGTTGGGATCTGTTATCGGCAAGCTGCGCTGGCTCTTTCCACCGCTGATCACGGGGCTGGTGATCCTGGCCATCGGGCTCTACCTGATCCCGGTTGCGATCAAATATGCAGCAGGCGGGGCCGCGACATTCCAGATGGAGGCGGAAAGCTTCGGCTCGCTGATGCATTGGAGCGTGGCGCTGACGGTGGTCATTGTCGCGCTGGTGCTGAAATTCTTTACCACGGGGCTCTTGAGCAATGCCGCAATCCTCGTGGGTCTGCTGGCCGGTTATGTCCTGGCCTTTATCCTTGGCATGGTGAGTTTTGCGCCTGTGGCCAATGCAAGTTGGCTAACCGGGCTGACGCCACTGCCCTACGGGTTCGAGTTTTCGCTGGGCGCGGTGATTGCCGTGACGCTGGTGTCGATTGTGTCCGCGATTGAGACCGTGGGCGATGCCTCTGCCACCACCAAGGCAGGTGCGGGGCGCGAAGCCACTGACCGCGAGATCGCGGGTGCGACCTATGCCGACGGGCTGGGCACGGCGGTGGCGGCTGTGTTCGGCGGCCTGCCCAACACCTCGTTCAGCCAGAACGTGGGCATCGTGAGCATGACGGGCATCATGAGCCGGCATGTGGTGACCATCGGCGCATTGTTCCTGGTGCTTTGCGGGCTTGTGCCGAAAGTGGGGGCTGTCATCGCCTCGATGCCCTTGCCGGTGCTGGGCGGGGGAGTGATCGTGATGTTCGGCATGGTCGCCGCGGCCGGGCTGAATGTGCTCAGCGAGGTGGAAATGAACCGGCGGAACATGATGATCATCGCCGTGTCGCTGGCTGCCGGGCTTGGCCTCAATCTCGTGCCCACAGCGGTGCAGTACCTGCCGGGCGTGATCAATACGCTGATGACGAGCGCCGTGGCGCCGACTGCAATTGTGGCGATCGTGTTGAACCTGGTGTTGCCAAAGGAAATCTGA
- a CDS encoding metal ABC transporter permease → MSGSEFVPLSLTPLLIGICAAVACALPGNFLVLRRQALIGDAISHVVLPGIVVAFLVTGVVSAWPMMLGAAGAAIVAVVLIEAVRRLGRIEPGAAMGVIFTAMFAGGVLLLEQSDTSNVHLDVEHALYGNLESLIWLDATGWASLWDREALAGLPVELPRIFVTLLGVILFTWLFWRPLALSTFDEGFAQTLGMRTTVLSLALVIVAAIAAVAAFDAVGSIIVIAMFICPPAAARLMTNRLERQVAWSIVFAVISAVLGYVLAGYGPLWLGFADAVSAAGMIATVSGVILALTAMFGPCRTRSGAPQEI, encoded by the coding sequence ATGAGCGGGTCAGAGTTCGTTCCCCTGTCGCTGACGCCGCTTTTGATCGGGATCTGCGCGGCGGTGGCCTGCGCGCTGCCGGGAAACTTCCTGGTGCTGCGGCGGCAGGCGCTGATTGGTGACGCGATCAGTCATGTGGTGCTGCCGGGGATCGTGGTGGCCTTTCTTGTCACCGGTGTCGTGTCGGCCTGGCCGATGATGCTGGGGGCCGCAGGTGCTGCCATCGTGGCTGTGGTGCTGATCGAGGCGGTGCGCCGGTTGGGCCGGATCGAGCCGGGTGCCGCGATGGGCGTGATCTTTACAGCGATGTTCGCGGGTGGCGTGCTGCTGTTGGAGCAATCGGACACGTCCAATGTGCATCTGGACGTCGAACACGCGCTTTACGGCAACCTTGAAAGTCTGATCTGGCTGGACGCGACGGGCTGGGCTTCTCTTTGGGATCGCGAAGCCTTGGCGGGGCTGCCGGTTGAGCTGCCGCGGATCTTTGTGACCTTGCTGGGCGTGATCCTCTTTACATGGCTCTTCTGGCGACCGCTTGCGCTGTCGACTTTCGATGAAGGCTTTGCTCAAACGCTGGGCATGCGCACCACTGTTCTCTCTCTGGCGCTGGTCATCGTCGCGGCGATTGCCGCGGTCGCGGCTTTTGATGCGGTGGGATCGATCATCGTGATCGCGATGTTCATTTGCCCCCCCGCGGCGGCAAGACTGATGACCAACCGGCTGGAGCGGCAGGTGGCATGGAGCATCGTTTTTGCGGTGATCTCGGCGGTTCTGGGCTATGTGCTGGCAGGCTATGGGCCGCTTTGGCTGGGCTTTGCGGATGCGGTGAGCGCTGCGGGAATGATCGCGACGGTATCGGGCGTCATTCTGGCGTTGACGGCGATGTTCGGCCCCTGCCGAACAAGGAGCGGCGCCCCTCAAGAGATCTGA
- a CDS encoding metal ABC transporter permease encodes MLADALFLQLGYNATLVAVGAALLGLSAGVTGTFLFLRKRALVSDAISHATLPGVGLAFLLLVALGGDGRSLIGLMLGSAVSAWVGLLCVSWLTRRTRLAEDAAIGAVLSVFFGFGVVLLTVIQTLSSGRQAGLEGFLLGSTAGMLWNDALIIALGGAVTLALVMLWRRPMTLVAFDPDYAQAQGVPVGRFDLAMMGLVMAVTVVGLKIVGLILIVALLIIPPVTARFWTEQADRVVWLSGLIGGVSAYMGAAISASAPNLPTGPIIVLTSFAFFAFSLFLAPNRGLLAAVLRYRQFQRRVHLRQGLLALAQGQPIYERLTLRLLQRAGLARADGVATDEGRARAAKALRDEKRWEIVRADHAHEGAAERYDGLTEIEAVLTPDQIAEIDRRIGGPQGVPA; translated from the coding sequence ATGCTGGCCGATGCGCTGTTCCTGCAGCTTGGCTACAACGCCACGCTTGTCGCTGTCGGGGCCGCACTTCTAGGCCTGTCCGCCGGTGTGACGGGAACATTTCTGTTTCTGCGCAAGCGGGCCCTTGTCTCAGATGCGATTTCCCATGCGACGTTGCCCGGTGTCGGGCTGGCCTTTCTGCTGCTTGTGGCTTTGGGGGGCGACGGGCGCAGCTTGATCGGTTTGATGCTGGGCTCTGCCGTTTCGGCCTGGGTTGGGCTGCTTTGCGTCAGTTGGCTGACGCGGCGGACGCGATTGGCCGAAGACGCCGCGATTGGCGCGGTTCTGTCGGTATTCTTCGGCTTCGGTGTCGTTCTGTTGACTGTGATCCAGACGCTCAGCTCGGGCCGCCAGGCAGGGCTGGAAGGGTTCTTGCTGGGCTCGACCGCCGGTATGTTGTGGAACGATGCCCTGATCATCGCGCTGGGCGGAGCCGTGACTTTGGCGCTGGTCATGCTGTGGCGGCGCCCGATGACGCTGGTCGCTTTTGATCCCGATTACGCGCAGGCGCAGGGCGTTCCGGTGGGGCGCTTCGATCTGGCGATGATGGGGCTTGTGATGGCCGTGACCGTCGTGGGGCTCAAGATCGTCGGGCTTATCCTGATCGTGGCGCTTTTGATCATTCCACCGGTGACCGCGCGCTTCTGGACAGAGCAGGCGGACCGTGTCGTCTGGCTGTCCGGCCTGATCGGAGGGGTGTCCGCCTATATGGGTGCTGCGATTTCGGCATCGGCGCCGAACCTGCCAACGGGCCCCATCATTGTGCTCACCAGCTTTGCCTTCTTCGCGTTTTCCCTTTTTCTGGCCCCCAATCGGGGCCTTCTGGCGGCCGTGTTGCGGTATCGGCAATTCCAAAGGCGCGTACATCTGCGTCAGGGCCTTTTGGCGCTGGCACAGGGCCAGCCGATCTATGAACGTCTGACGCTGCGCCTGTTGCAGCGCGCCGGTCTTGCCCGCGCCGACGGGGTCGCGACAGATGAGGGGCGGGCGCGCGCCGCCAAAGCGCTGAGAGACGAGAAACGCTGGGAGATCGTCCGCGCCGATCACGCCCATGAAGGCGCGGCAGAGCGCTATGACGGACTGACGGAGATCGAGGCGGTGCTGACCCCGGACCAGATCGCGGAGATCGACCGACGCATCGGCGGGCCGCAGGGGGTGCCGGCATGA